The genomic region CAGCCCTGCCGGCGTTCATTGCGGATCTCCTGGTGCGTCGCCAGGTCGCAATCCCGATTCAGCAAACGATGCGTCCACTGGTGCGTGTACCGACAACCAACGGTGGGGCGCAGCTTCAAACCTGGCCCCCAGTCTACTATACCGAGGACAATAGCGGGCGACGCGGAGCCTATAGCTACACGATCACGATCACCGTACAGAACCTGGTCGGGTGTTCGCGTCCACGCATTCATATGGCCTATGGCATCCGTCGCTGGCGATTGTTGCCGCTTCGGACTGAAGAGTCCTTGTACCTCCCAGGACGTGAGGGTCGTACTGTGTATCTGCGCCACCCTCGCCCGCTCAGCGGTGTTGCGCAGTCATCGCACTTCACGCGGGCGATGCTTGATGCCGAATTTGGTCAAAACCAGCGCGTGCCGGTCTGGCGGGATGCGCTGGCTGGCATTGCGAGCCGGATCGGGGCAGCACTGCCCGATCCCAGCGAACTGACCTCTCATCCCGAACGCTATCTGGAACCCATGGATGAGGATACGGTCATCGCCGCAATCGTCGAGAAAACGCCACGGAATCATCCAGTCAAGGCGGGCATGGGCCTGGAAGTACGCGAGGCCATCACCGAGGCGATTGCCCACCCCATGGACGAAGTGCTGACTCTCATTGCGCCGCTTGAGCGCTCCGACACGACGGGTAAACCTCAGCGTAACGCAGCGATGCTCGCGGACGATCTTCGTGATCTTCCAGCTGAAGAGCGACTCCAGGCAGTACGCGACTCGATCGGACCGCGCGTGGTGGTCGAGGTCTGGTGGCAGACCCAGGAGGGCCGCAACCAACTCATCTACGGTTTGCATGATATGCTGACTGGGCCACGTCCTCCGCTTGAGGAGGTCGGCGAGCCAGAGCTACCTCTGTCCGCACCGCTCGCCGAGCAGCACACCATGTTCGACACTGCAGCACCGTCGGCTCCTGAACTGTCCGACCTGAACAAGCCGCGTAGCAAGGTCACACGCAAGCGGGCCACGCCAGAAATCCCGCCGATTGATCCGTCAATGGAACACATCATTCCGCTCCCAGATGGCGGAATGATCCAGGTCGTCCCGCGTGCGCTAGATACCATCGGGCGGATGTTGCCGGAGCCCACTGAGGCGGACCAGAAGCACAAGGGTGAGTACAAGCGGCGCGAGACAGATCGTCGGGCTAAGGAGATTCAGGAGGCACTCGAACCCGCCGCAGTACCAACACTTGCCCTGATTGAACTTCAGCACTTTCAGGACCCACGGGACCGGCAACGTCGCCGCTTGGTTGGTCTGCGTGATCCCAAACGGGCACTCCGGCTCGGTATGGCCGACACTGGCCGGGTGACGAAGTTCACCACGGGGAAGTTCCATCCAGATCAGCAAGGAAAACCGCAGGGCCGGACACGCCTAACCCCCGCAGAGTTGCTGCGCGAACGGTGTGACAATGCGGTGTTGGAAGGTCTCCGTCAGATGGGATACCTGCCGGGACGCATCACCGTGACACCACCTGACGGTCACTCCTTGCCGGAAGCGATGGTGGTTGCCGGCGTGCGGATGCTGCGACTGACCCGAAAATGGACAGAGACACGGATTTATCTGCCCGTCGTGACGATCTTCGATACCGAAACAGCCGGTGTCCACGCGTGGCTACCTGACGGGCAACTCGGCGTGCGACCATTTTATCAAGCGTTGCTGGATATTACCCGGATGAAAGACAAGGATGTGAGCCGCTTTCGTCAGGACGAGATGCTGGCACGCCTGGAACAATTTCTCACGGAGGAGTTACCGCGCAGCTTCCATCAGGATATTGTTATCCTGGCTGAGGCCCAGAACATCCGCTGGTTGTGGCCGGGATTGCAGAACAGTGAGATCGCGCTTGATGCCTTACGGTTTCGGAAAGGGAGCCAGGCAAAGCCGATCGATCGCATGGAGACACGCTTTCGGCTCATTCGACTGCGTACCTCTGAGCGCGGCGAGACGCCGCTCTGGTACACGGAGAACGCTGCGCCTGGTCGTGATTATGCCAGTGGCCTCTTTCGAGATGGTGAGGCACCACGGACATTCTTCAATATCGCCACGAAACCGAAGACGCAAGGCCAGCCGCGGCGTGGCAAACAGCACGATCCGAGTGAGCAGTACGCGATTCCCTCGATGCTTGAGATTCTGGTCGCTGCCCAACAGCCCGGTGATAGCGACGAAGCCTGGGCGCTGGCCGTACATACCTGGCGCCGAATGGGGTACCTGAGTGGTGGGGAGATGACCCTGCTCCCGATTCCGCTCCAGTGGGCGCAGCGCATGGATCGGTACGCCGCGGTGATCGGTCCCTGGGTGTTTCGTGAGCAAGAACACCTGTGGATGGACGATAACGACATGAGCGAGGAGGGTGACGAATCAGGCATGGAGCAGCGCTCCTTGTTGGAGGACGAGGAGGAGGACGAATCATGAGTGGGGAGGGAGCTTGGAGGAGGGCTATCGTCCCAGCCGTGAAGCGACCGGGTATGCTCACCCGTTGGTGAGCATACCCGGTCGAATCGCCGATAGGCACGGTGGAGCGTACACGACCAGCAGGGCGCATCGCACGACGCCACGGCAGGAGATCATCGTCGTCCACCACATCATGATTCGCCTGCTGGCTCCGTTATCGGCGCTTTGGGAGGGAGCAGTCCCATGGGCCAACACGGTACAATAGCTGGTGTTCACGCAGGGTTCGTGAGCTGGACGCGGGGGAACCAGATGACCACGGAACTCAGGCAGGTGACCATCTTTACCGACGGGGCCTGTATCGGCAATCCCGGTCCGGGCGGCTATGGCGTGGTGCTGAAATTTGGCGAACACACCAAAGAACTTTCCGGCGGCTTTCGGTTGACGAGCAACAATCGCATGGAGTTGATCGCCGTCATCGCGGGCCTACGTGCGTTGAAAGAACGCTGCGTCGTCGCGGTGTTCAGCGACTCAGAATATGTGGTCGAGGCGATGACGAAGGGCTGGCCGGCGCGCTGGCGGGCCAACGGCTGGATGCGGACCAAAAAAGACCGCGCTGTTAATCCGGATTTGTGGCAGCAACTGCTGGAACTGGTCGCGCAGCACCAGGTCACCTTTACCTGGGTCAAGGGACACGCGGGACATCCGGAGAACGAGCGCTGCGATCAGTTGGCCTTTGCCGCCGCCCAACGGCCCGATCTGCCGATGGATGACGGTTACGAACATCCCGAGTCGGCAATGCCCACGACGGGATCGCTCTTCGACTGATGCACGGGCGTCGCGCGGGAATCAGGGAGCGTTCGCGCGACGGGCCCCACGCCGCTCCGGGTGACGCGCGCTCGATGGCGCAGGTTGCAACGAACCCGCTCGGTTCGGGTATAGTAGCAGAGACTCACGGCCGCAGCGAACGTAGCAGACGAGTGTAGCATGATCCCACGAACCAAGCTTGCTCTCGCAGAGTTTCATCAGGTGCTGTCGAGCATGCCGATCGGTGTGCAGCGTGCCGTCGTCGCCGTCGTCGTCGCGCTGCGCGCCCCGCACCGTTGGCTCGGGCTCTCAGCCACAGCTGACGATGCCACGATTCAGGCCGCCATCGCCGCAGCGGATGACCAGGCCATCCTGCACATCGCGACGGTGGCGATTGCGGACATCATCACGGGTGCCGACGCGCGACGGCGCCAGCACGCAACGGATCACGCCGGCAATCTGGATCGGATGGCTGCCTACCTTCGGCACACGCCCCCGGACACCGCCGCGGCCAGTATCCAGCACCGGCTCGACGCCGAGCTGCGCGCCCGCGACCACCAGCGCCAGGTCCAGCGGGCGCGCCACGCCGCCCAGGAGCAATCCGATCTTGCGTGGGCCAGGGAACAAGCAGCCCGTGCAGCGCAGGCGGCCCAGCAGCAGGCGCACCGCGCGGCGCAGCGGGCCGCGGCGATCGGGCCGTGCAAGGCGGGTACAGAAATCACCACCGAGGGTGGCCACACGGTCATCTTCGCGACCGCCGAGTCCCGACCCTACCGCTGTACCCGCTGTCAGGCGACCTGGACCCGCATGCCGGCGTGGGAGAGCCCGTGCGCCGGTGAGCCCCCTCCCGCGTCACCGCGCGAAGCACAGGCGCGTCGGATTCGCGACGCGCTGCTGCAGCTGCCGGATTCGGCCCTGGCCGCGGTCGGCGAACAGGCCGGCATCCCCGCAGGACCGGATACGATCGCCAGCTTTCGAGCGATTGTGCCGACCCTGGCCGAGTCCGACTGGTGGGACGATCTGATCCCGGCGCTGATCACCTGGCTCCGGGCCGAGCCCTATGGCGTGGCGCTGCGCGATCGCTCGCCCCAGGCCGGGCTAGCAGCGGTTGAACCGTTGCTCAAGGTGCTGCAGCGTCTGGGCGATCTCCATCGGGGCCGACCGGTCCCGATCACGACGACGACGGCGGCGACCTATCTCGGCGTGACCGTCGAGAAAGTGCGCGCCTGGATCGCGGACGGCACGCTTCCGTTCCTCGAAACCGTCAAAGGCGACTACGGCCGCGGGAGTGTCAAATATGTGCTCGATTGCGCCGATGTCATCGCCGCGCGGACGTCCCTGGCCGCCGACATTGCGCTGTTTCACCAGCGCCGCCAGCGCGGTTTGAAAGCCGTGGACACCGCGGTGCAGCATGGCATGGCGGCGCATACGGAGACGCTGGAGCGGATACAGCAGCTGGGAGACCCGATTGCCCCCCTCTTTCGGGCCGCGTACTATTGCTGGCATCTCAACCATTATGCCAAGGCGCGCACCGGCGTCCAGCGCTCCATCTGCTACGCGATGAAAGATCGGGTCCTGGCGGCACTGGTCGCCAGCGCGGATCTGTCTGCTGGGCATGCGGGTGAGGACGGGTGGCTGCTCCCCCTCGACGGCGCAGGGGAGGCCACGATCGGACTGGCCTGGCATCCCACCGAGGACCAGACCTATCTGAGCATCGTCATCAGCGGTCCCGGCTTCCGCTTCCCGTTCCATGCGCGGCAGGAGACGGCGAGTGCCTGGCTGCCCGCGGATCTCCAGCCAACGATTCCCCAGCAGCCCCTGAGCGGCGATCGCCGGTTTACCTTTGGGGGTCGGCCAGCAACCTGGATCGAGGAGCGGGTCATTCCGTATGCCACGGTTGCCGAGAAGCTGTGCGCGTGGTGGTGCCGACGCACCGGCCGGTCACCGGCGGAGTTTACGGCGCGCTTGCCGTCGCAGCTGCGCGCCGGGTCGAGCAGGGCGCAACCCCCCTGGCGGCAGGACGGGTGGGGGGATGATCCCTGGGCGACGGAGGGCGACGATGCGGCGCGCTGGGATGCGTCCGACGACTGGTAATCTCCCTGCTGCACGGAGGAAAGATGGCCGACGATCCGGCAGATGAATCATCGAACCAGCCGCCCGAGCTGCGGCCGCGCCGCCCGCGTGGTCGCGCCGTCCCGGATACCGCCACAGATGCAACCCGACCGGCGACGGA from Herpetosiphonaceae bacterium harbors:
- the rnhA gene encoding ribonuclease HI: MTTELRQVTIFTDGACIGNPGPGGYGVVLKFGEHTKELSGGFRLTSNNRMELIAVIAGLRALKERCVVAVFSDSEYVVEAMTKGWPARWRANGWMRTKKDRAVNPDLWQQLLELVAQHQVTFTWVKGHAGHPENERCDQLAFAAAQRPDLPMDDGYEHPESAMPTTGSLFD
- a CDS encoding DUF3962 domain-containing protein; translation: MAHEQIQPVAFHLVESSLTLPLRAMHFPYEWRGPLAALAGEGARADRPRSFRIASLNAAIAAFTPQLFVTPGQAHYSDRPWLIAAADVRPDKIWRIARAWLAEQYAEREDLATAYEASYAALQAEDLVWEDFTFVRNNDVHVNDTARIDTLTYAALPAFIADLLVRRQVAIPIQQTMRPLVRVPTTNGGAQLQTWPPVYYTEDNSGRRGAYSYTITITVQNLVGCSRPRIHMAYGIRRWRLLPLRTEESLYLPGREGRTVYLRHPRPLSGVAQSSHFTRAMLDAEFGQNQRVPVWRDALAGIASRIGAALPDPSELTSHPERYLEPMDEDTVIAAIVEKTPRNHPVKAGMGLEVREAITEAIAHPMDEVLTLIAPLERSDTTGKPQRNAAMLADDLRDLPAEERLQAVRDSIGPRVVVEVWWQTQEGRNQLIYGLHDMLTGPRPPLEEVGEPELPLSAPLAEQHTMFDTAAPSAPELSDLNKPRSKVTRKRATPEIPPIDPSMEHIIPLPDGGMIQVVPRALDTIGRMLPEPTEADQKHKGEYKRRETDRRAKEIQEALEPAAVPTLALIELQHFQDPRDRQRRRLVGLRDPKRALRLGMADTGRVTKFTTGKFHPDQQGKPQGRTRLTPAELLRERCDNAVLEGLRQMGYLPGRITVTPPDGHSLPEAMVVAGVRMLRLTRKWTETRIYLPVVTIFDTETAGVHAWLPDGQLGVRPFYQALLDITRMKDKDVSRFRQDEMLARLEQFLTEELPRSFHQDIVILAEAQNIRWLWPGLQNSEIALDALRFRKGSQAKPIDRMETRFRLIRLRTSERGETPLWYTENAAPGRDYASGLFRDGEAPRTFFNIATKPKTQGQPRRGKQHDPSEQYAIPSMLEILVAAQQPGDSDEAWALAVHTWRRMGYLSGGEMTLLPIPLQWAQRMDRYAAVIGPWVFREQEHLWMDDNDMSEEGDESGMEQRSLLEDEEEDES